In a single window of the Zea mays cultivar B73 chromosome 5, Zm-B73-REFERENCE-NAM-5.0, whole genome shotgun sequence genome:
- the LOC103627532 gene encoding aluminum-activated malate transporter 10-like: MDAAAREAQQSSGLEWRVTVPEGASVTVEHEAGPAARALAWLLACFAKAWSRVAGFARKVWRIGADDPRKAVHGLKVGLALALVSVFYYTRPLYDGVGGAAMWAIMTVVVVFEYTVGGSVYKCFNRVVATASAGVLALGVHWAADKSGELEPYILSGSLFLLAAAATFSRFIPTVKARFDYGVTIFILTYSLVAVSGYRVDELAALAQQRVSTIAIGIFLCLAVSMLICPVWAGKELHLLTTRNMDKLAAAVVACVESYFAEGPASGAGAGADGYKCVLNSKASEDAQANLARWEPAHGPFGFRHPYGQYARVGAAMRACAYCVEALSSCAGAEVQAPPHVKRLLRDACSAVAARCARVLREASRSVATMSTSSSRALDFAVADMNTAVQELQADLRALPSMLAVKLGETSLMDTMPVFTVASLLVEISARVEGVVDAVDALATLANFKQTEDDDDDDKKGEAEMTIKVHPLNEPDTAEESRENQTSKA, translated from the exons ATGGACGCCGCCGCGAGGGAAGCGCAGCAGAGTAGTGGTCTGGAATGGCGGGTGACGGTGCCGGAGGGCGCGTCGGTGACCGTGGAGCACGAGGCCGGGCCTGCCGCGAGGGCGTTGGCGTGGCTGCTGGCTTGCTTCGCCAAGGCGTGGAGCAGGGTCGCCGGGTTCGCGAGGAAGGTGTGGAGGATCGGGGCGGATGATCCCCGGAAGGCGGTGCACGGGCTCAAGGTCGGCCTGGCGCTCGCGCTGGTCTCCGTCTTCTACTACACGAGGCCCCTGTACGACGGCGTTGGCGGGGCTGCCATGTGGGCCATCATGACGGTCGTCGTTGTCTTCGAATACACTGTCG GTGGCAGCGTGTACAAGTGTTTCAACCGAGTGGTTGCTACGGCGAGCGCCGGCGTTCTCGCGCTCGGCGTGCACTGGGCGGCTGACAAGTCTGGCGAGCTCGAGCCTTACATCCTCAGTGGCTCGCTCTTTCTGCTGG CTGCGGCGGCCACTTTCTCGCGGTTCATCCCGACGGTGAAAGCGCGGTTCGACTACGGCGTGACCATCTTCATCCTGACGTACAGCCTGGTGGCCGTGTCGGGGTACCGCGTCGACGAGCTAGCGGCGCTGGCGCAGCAGCGGGTCTCCACCATCGCTATCGGCATCTTCCTGTGCCTCGCCGTCAGCATGCTCATCTGCCCCGTGTGGGCCGGCAAGGAGCTGCACCTCCTCACCACGCGGAACATGGACAAGCTCGCGGCCGCCGTGGTGGCCTGCGTCGAGAGCTACTTCGCGGAAGGGCCGGCCagcggggcgggggcgggggcggacgGGTACAAGTGCGTGCTCAACTCCAAGGCGTCCGAGGACGCGCAGGCCAACCTGGCGAGGTGGGAGCCCGCGCACGGCCCCTTCGGCTTCCGCCACCCCTACGGGCAGTACGCCAGGGTGGGCGCGGCGATGCGCGCGTGCGCCTACTGCGTGGAGGCCCTGAGCAGCTGCGCGGGCGCCGAGGTGCAGGCGCCCCCGCACGTGAAGCGGCTCCTTCGCGACGCGTGCTCCGCGGTGGCCGCACGGTGCGCGCGGGTGCTCCGGGAGGCGTCGCGCTCCGTCGCCACCATGTCGACGTCCTCCTCCCGGGCCCTGGACTTCGCGGTGGCGGACATGAACACGGCGGTGCAGGAGCTTCAGGCCGACTTGCGGGCGCTCCCGTCCATGCTGGCCGTGAAGCTGGGAGAGACGTCCCTCATGGACACCATGCCCGTCTTCACCGTGGCGTCGCTGCTGGTGGAGATATCCGCGAGGGTCGAGGGCGTCGTGGATGCCGTTGACGCGCTGGCAACGCTTGCCAACTTCAAGCAGACCGaggacgatgatgatgacgacaagaagggagaaGCCGAGATGACGATCAAAGTGCACCCGCTGAACGAACCGGACACCGCCGAGGAGTCACGGGAAAACCAGACAAGCAAGGCTTGA